The following coding sequences are from one Leishmania major strain Friedlin complete genome, chromosome 36 window:
- the GPI10 gene encoding GPI alpha-mannosyltransferase III: MDVLGAFSRWPRPLRSRRLLLLLLLYRVTLCLTLQTAESPDAWWQSEEVAYKMVFGRGQLTWEWEEAIRSYVFPAIFAAPLLLLKCTGTDTSLTVWASSRCVQALIFFAHDCTMLALAQHLDDLRSGLESRRTGRDAFSAPLSSTVSESTKAKRRAPTIASTTLAVVVVQWFLVNTGVRSYSNVPESLFVLLSLYQTSYPLFLLWAGVACAMRVTAAFAAFPIFAMHACRLYGQMGVARHLFIALITVGMAVGISAGVCFVDYSFYHRLLFTPYNFLKFNCLLGVSKYYGVHAPYWYCLALPAMAAPFVFFLAWMPVCWSYVQEAEKHHMSGSRPHPKSTLFSGSSSQTLRQEIKRWAFVGAPTLMVYSSLQHKEMRFIYFLLPLLLLISSVVVVLLCTGSPSALKQSGGVQRRCWCLAVPSADMVRRLFTLSWVASAVFTIVLLYGYRRGAPTLFREIRGSDWHFGHLETLVRCYGTPGYAQLHGKVDRLEWVDCQMRLDAVSGVPEVTQDRLFTEQPKSYALWRYLRLASRVDVEDVGKESVGKLSKDAWWREMRRVMPEGEAPALPDAIILFQKTAILLEADLLRPMGYRRLVVTLHAPHSFEEHEDRYLELWSRETAQNSES; this comes from the coding sequence ATGGACGTGCTGGGAGCGTTTAGTCGGTGGCCGCGCCCGTTGCGTTCGAGGcggcttctgctgctgttgctgctctaTCGCGTGACTCTCTGTTTGACACTGCAGACGGCGGAATCGCCCGATGCATGGTGGCAGAGTGAGGAGGTCGCATACAAAATGGTGTTTGGCCGTGGGCAGCTCACGTGGGAGTGGGAGGAAGCCATTCGCTCCTACGTTTTTCCGGCAATCTTCGCAGctccgctgctcctgctcaAGTGCACAGGGACGGACACCTCTTTGACAGTGTGGGCCTCCAGTCGGTGTGTGCAGGCTTTGATCTTTTTTGCGCATGACTGCACCATGCTCGCCCTCGCACAGCACCTCGACGACCTTCGGAGCGGCCTGGAGTCGCGGAGGACAGGCCGCGACGCGttctctgcccctctctcctccaccgtcagtGAATCCACCAAAGCGAAGCGCCGCGCACCGACGATTGCGTCAACAacgctggcggtggtggtggtgcagtggTTCCTCGTCAACACAGGAGTGCGCAGCTACTCCAACGTGCCGGAGTCTCTCTTCGTCCTGCTGTCGCTCTACCAGACAAGCTACCCGCTGTTTCTGCTTTGGGCTGGTGTGGCGTGTGCGATGCGCGTAACGGCGGCGTTTGCGGCCTTTCCGATTTTTGCCATGCACGCATGTCGCTTATATGGCCAGATGGGCGTCGCACGGCATCTTTTTATTGCTCTCATCACAGTCGGCATGGCGGTCGGCATCAGCGCCGGGGTCTGCTTCGTCGACTACAGTTTTTACCATCGTCTCCTCTTCACCCCGTATAACTTTCTGAAGTTTAACTGCTTGCTGGGTGTAAGCAAGTACTATGGGGTTCATGCGCCGTACTGGTACTGCCTCGCGCTGCCCGCAATGGCCGCCCCATTCGTCTTCTTTCTTGCGTGGATGCCTGTGTGCTGGAGCTAtgtgcaggaggcggagaagcacCACATGAGTGGCTCGAGACCACATCCAAAGAGCACGCTATTTTCCGGATCTTCTTCGCAGACACTGCGGCAAGAAATAAAGCGGTGGGCTTTTGTTGGTGCGCCGACACTGATGGTTTACAGTAGTCTTCAGCATAAGGAGATGCGGTTCATCTACTTTCTGCTCCCACTGCTCCTCCTGATTTCcagtgtcgtcgtcgtcctcctctgcaCTGGTTCTCCGTCGGCGCTGAAGCAATCAGGTGGAGTGCAAAGACGGTGTTGGTGCCTTGCCGTGCCGTCTGCGGACATGGTGCGGCGCCTCTTCACGCTCTCCTGGGTTGCGAGTGCGGTCTTCACGATTGTGCTCCTGTACGGTTACCGCCGCGGTGCCCCGACGCTGTTCCGCGAAATCCGGGGCTCCGACTGGCACTTTGGCCACCTGGAAACGCTCGTGCGCTGCTACGGGACGCCTGGATATGCGCAGCTGCATGGCAAGGTGGATCGACTAGAGTGGGTAGACTGCCAGATGCGGTTAGATGCCGTCTCGGGGGTACCAGAGGTGACACAGGACCGCCTATTTACGGAGCAGCCGAAATCCTACGCGTTGTGGCGCTATCTACGCCTCGCTTCGAGGGTTGACGTCGAGGACGTGGGTAAGGAGAGTGTTGGTAAGCTGTCGAAGGATGCGTGGTGGCGAGAGATGCGCCGCGTGATGCCGGAAGGCGAAGCCCCTGCTTTGCCAGACGCCATTATCCTCTTCCAGAAGACGGCCATCTTGCTGGAGGCGGACCTTTTGCGACCAATGGGCTACCGCCGACTTGTGGTCACGCTTCACGCACCGCACAGCTTCGAAGAGCACGAGGACCGCTATCTCGAGTTGTGGTCCCGGGAAACAGCACAAAACAGTGAATCGTGA